In Mytilus edulis chromosome 7, xbMytEdul2.2, whole genome shotgun sequence, a single genomic region encodes these proteins:
- the LOC139529942 gene encoding cysteine and tyrosine-rich protein 1-like — MVDIRIFVLCLALKGTIVAAEYCFSGTIYGGYMYCSDGCCGSYYNKHCCSYNGGAIAGIVIGCLFGLAVLIALVVACCVAVKKSGTSGRVIPSGQGVAMVQTSSQQQQAMYPPPQGMQPQYGQYPQSGQYPPPGGQYPQGGQYPQGGQYPPPPPSYAAHPPPY; from the exons ATGGTGGACATTCGTATTTTTGTATTATGTTTGGCTTTAAAAG gGACAATAGTAGCAGCTGAATATTGCTTTAGCGGCACCATTTATGGTGGTTATATGTACTGTAGCGATGGATGTTGTGGTTCTTATTATAACAAGCATTGTTGTTCATA CAACGGAGGTGCGATCGCTGGAATAGTAATTGGTTGTTTATTTGGATTGGCTGTACTGATAGCATTGGTAGTGGCATGCTGTGTGGCAGTGAAGAAGTCAGGTACTAGTGGCAGGGTTATTCCAAGTGGTCAAGGTGTAGCAATGGTCCAAACGTCATCACAGCAACAACAAG caaTGTATCCACCACCTCAGGGTATGCAACCACAGTACGGACAATATCCACAGAGTGGTCAGTATCCACCACCAGGAGGACAGTATCCACAGGGTGGACAATATCCACAGGGTGGTCAATATCCACCTCCCCCACCAAGTTATGCTGCTCATCCACCGCCTTATTGA